The following proteins are encoded in a genomic region of Actinomadura sp. NAK00032:
- the pgeF gene encoding peptidoglycan editing factor PgeF produces the protein MITPVALGDGVGAGFTGRAGGASRPPYDSLNLGGAVGDDPAAVRGNRRRAAEALGADPGRTVYMRQVHGADVAFVTSPETPGPVDAVVTTVPGLALAVLVADCAPVLLADPVAGVVGAAHSGRPGTAAGVVPALVKAMCERGADPARMAAAIGPAACGRCYEVPAEMRDEVAAVVPAAHAVTSQGTPGLDIRAGIAAQLASAGVAEVAADPRCTIEDAGLFSYRRDGRTGRFAGYVWLKDGA, from the coding sequence GTGATCACCCCCGTCGCCCTGGGCGACGGCGTCGGCGCCGGCTTCACCGGCCGCGCCGGCGGCGCGAGCAGGCCCCCCTACGACTCCCTGAACCTCGGCGGCGCGGTCGGCGACGACCCGGCCGCCGTGCGCGGCAACCGGCGGCGCGCCGCCGAGGCGCTCGGCGCCGACCCCGGCCGCACCGTCTACATGCGGCAGGTGCACGGCGCGGACGTCGCGTTCGTCACCTCCCCCGAGACCCCCGGCCCCGTCGACGCCGTCGTGACGACCGTCCCGGGCCTCGCTCTCGCCGTCCTCGTCGCCGACTGCGCGCCCGTCCTGCTGGCCGACCCGGTCGCCGGCGTCGTCGGCGCCGCCCACTCCGGCCGCCCCGGCACGGCCGCCGGGGTCGTCCCGGCGCTGGTGAAGGCGATGTGCGAGCGGGGCGCCGACCCGGCCCGGATGGCCGCCGCGATCGGGCCCGCCGCGTGCGGCCGCTGCTACGAGGTGCCCGCCGAGATGCGGGACGAGGTCGCCGCCGTCGTGCCCGCCGCGCACGCCGTGACGTCCCAGGGGACGCCCGGGCTGGACATCCGCGCCGGCATCGCCGCGCAGCTCGCCTCCGCCGGGGTGGCCGAGGTCGCCGCCGACCCGCGCTGCACCATCGAGGACGCGGGCCTGTTCTCCTACCGCCGCGACGGCCGGACCGGCCGCTTCGCGGGATATGTCTGGCTCAAGGACGGCGCGTGA